A window from Toxoplasma gondii ME49 chromosome IX, whole genome shotgun sequence encodes these proteins:
- a CDS encoding hypothetical protein (encoded by transcript TGME49_265040~Predicted trans-membrane domain (TMHMM2.0):243-266) — protein MTMKQEGCYAVLCWIACTSTRVQWSESGPKSKPVTKVGPVVESLRMAPRFVLCAVLCYVSLCLVWTVPTKADTCDPTTTTACNNGSCYAHNGLEVCVCELPWTGANCDKTMSLCTKDCGVNSESGLDCQTALCGLGSCTDSNVPPYYSCTCGDFYSGSNCEIQSNPCSSASSNPCANGACTFASGKNSGTVTCVCDDGWEVPQGATSTIIKWGNSEVLMGPPCSQQQHRGVANLALTLTSGEMIIWWIVFAISIIALVWCCYTVCAETCSKYIRTIGRVRAGAQAVGAI, from the coding sequence ATGACAATGAAGCAGGAGGGGTGTTATGCTGTCCTTTGTTGGATCGCGTGTACTAGCACTCGGGTGCAGTGGAGCGAATCCGGTCCAAAGAGCAAACCTGTCACAAAGGTGGGTCCCGTTGTGGAATCCCTTCGTATGGCGCCTCGTTTTGTTTTGTGTGCAGTCCTCTGCTATGTTTCCCTGTGCCTCGTCTGGACCGTCCCAACAAAAGCCGACACGTGTGACCCGACGACAACCACAGCGTGCAATAATGGAAGCTGCTACGCACACAATGGGTTGGAGGTTTGCGTTTGCGAGCTACCTTGGACGGGAGCGAATTGCGACAAGACTATGTCGCTGTGTACAAAAGACTGTGGAGTGAACTCAGAATCTGGACTAGACTGCCAAACAGCGTTGTGTGGACTCGGCTCGTGCACAGACAGCAACGTGCCGCCGTACTACTCTTGTACATGTGGCGATTTCTATAGTGGATCCAACTGCGAAATCCAGAGCAACCCCTGCAGTAGCGCCAGCAGTAATCCGTGTGCAAATGGGGCTTGTACATTTGCTTCAGGGAAGAATAGCGGGACAGTGACTTGCGTCTGCGACGACGGATGGGAGGTCCCGCAAGGTGCGACGTCGACAATCATAAAATGGGGAAATAGCGAAGTTCTTATGGGTCCACCTTGCTCGCAGCAACAGCATCGAGGTGTAGCGAACCTCGCACTTACGTTGACAAGCGGTGAAATGATTATATGGTGGATCGTTTTCGCCATCAGCATCATTGCCCTCGTCTGGTGCTGCTATACTGTGTGCGCTGAAACATGCTCCAAATACATTAGAACTATTGGCAGAGTACGGGCTGGAGCTCAGGCAGTAGGTGCCATCTGA